The sequence CATAGCTCGAGGATGGCACCGGTGTATTGCTAATTTTGTTGGTGCTTGATAAAGCTTCTTTGTGTTCTCAGATTACtttgtttcaaattttatctttatatcCTTCTTTATTTCTATTTGTTATGGCCAAAACACTCTAAGGTCCGGTAATGTAAGTTAGTCTTCGGTCTTGATCTCTTTTTTGCTCCAgacctttattgagttagtaTTACTATGACATTTTGTTTTTCTCAATGATTGTTGAGATTTTAGgtttaaatttggttatttttgtgattttaatagtttaataaaaatatagtttgtaaatgaaataatagaaaatagtaaaaataataaaatagtgaaaGTTTATGATAAATTcagttgtgaataaattaaacatttaaaatatatttatattattttacttatttcttgaattttagtgaCCAATAAAATTGATTCTCAAATTACGATGAAGGTTAGTATGAGAATGATTAGATCGTGCACAATTAGAAAATGATGGACTAAATAGTAATAATATAAAAGAAGAATGatctaaaatacaaaaaaaaacatgtaaaatatatttatattatttacttatttcttgaattttagtgaCTAATAAAATAGATTCTCAAATTACAATGAAGGTTAGTGTGATAATGATTCGATAGTgcacaatgaaaaaaatatgaactaaatagtataatataaaagaagaaagatctaaactacaaaaaaaaaatatgaggacATATGTCGAAAAATTCCCCTGCCACTTGTCAGAAGAAGGGAAAattcaactttatatatatagatttcacTCTATTAGAACATTTCCAACCTCACTCTATTTTTTATacgaaactctattatagagtaaaatcttctccaacTCCACTCTATATCTCACTCTAAAACAGTGTTACTTTATTtcttactctatatttggaatAACTCTATTTCTTACTCTATTAGACCATCTCCCATGGGACATAAaaatttttctatatttcactctaaaatacaGTAACTCTATTGTAGAgttggatttgctccaatggttcactctataatagagttactctataagaGTGAAATATATAGTAATGTTGTTTTtgactccaaatatagagtaaaaaaataacattactctatatttcattCTTTTATAGAGTGAACTATTGGAGCAAATCCAacactataatagagttactctattttagtgtgaaatatagagaaattttttgtGTGCCATTGGAGATGCCCTTATAGAGTAAACCTTTTATTTTATACTCTAgtccttttatttttaaacttttcattttgtaactatttatgtaatttaattATGCAAACATCACATAATTTTCTTCAAGacaatatataaatgtttgaaACTTATTATTATTAGCCAGAGAAAAAAAAGcattagaattaaaaataattttatgaaattagccaaagaaaacaaatactaaaattagaaataagcaacataacataaaaataaagtcaaagataatctatactattaaaagggaaacattctgaaaaaatctacttatacaagGTTGTTGGACCTTTTTTATTAGACTAACTTTTTTTGGTCttcctttatatattttaatctatactattaaaaaaaaatcatcctaAAAATCTGCTTACAAAAGGTTTGTTGCACCTactcattaatattttttgatccTACCTTTATTTTCTCTAAGCAtctaacatttttattaatagcCATATTAATAATCGATTCTTTTTTGAATTTCGATACGACAATTAAAGAAATATTATCCTCCACATAATCATATTAATATCTCTTGCTAAATTTACTACCTTGATAAATTCATTTTTCTTAAAGATTGCGAACCATATATTGATTTCAATGTAAACATTTTAATCCTTGATATAACTTATCTTTCGATATTCATGACGACCTTTAACCTGATTATTAATATACGGCAAGTGCTTatcaacaaaatataaacttttgAACACtgaaaaaattaacatttttaatgtaattcaAAATTGTCAAACATATATCCAactatttacaaaatcaaatttgacaaaaaaagtaaacaaatcatctgttaaaatattatatgtattacgaaaaaaataattttatgaaaatatttaaaataaaaattattatttaagataaattttttaaaaatattaaaatcctacaaatttatactatttagTTAGCTAAAAATATGCCAAACAAATCTTAAGTCTTATCAAGTGAACAAATGCAACTCTTATAAAATACACACAAATATATTGAAAGAGAGTAGCTTTGAGTATTTGGGTCATTGGGTTAGGTACCTGGcggttctttttttattttgggtcCTTTGAGTCCTAAAGATTTGGAGCCAACtagatatttgaaatttttttggcTTGGGTTTGGGTTAGTTTTTTGGGTCTAGGTTGGTTCGGACTCATAATTTAAATatctctaaaatacttataattTTCAGGAATGTATCGGGTCCGGATCAGTCCGAAAAAACCCGAAGTACCCAAAAACCCGAAAACAACCAAACCCGAAAACACCCAAACCCGAACAAACACccaaaaattcaaacaaatacccaaaaatattcaaatagtcaaaaaaactaattttaccTGAAATCAGATCCGATGAACCAAAAAGTTATCCAAATacctcaaatatattttaaaaattttgaaaatttatccaAAACTATAACCGAAAACCCAAACTTGAAGGTTAAAAGAATATCTGTAACACCAGCAACATAtccgaaatacccaaaaatacctaatctaaacaaaatatttcgCATACTTTGGGTACCCGATCGGGTCTCCGGTAAGATCCAGACCCAAACCGAGATCGCATGTCCAAACACATACCCAATAGGTAATTTACCATGTATCCGGAACCGAACCAGACCTATATCTTTTACTCggtttcagtttatttttttttggatccgaataaaattttcatacttAAGAGAGAGTTACAAaagaatatatacatacaaaatctcaaataaactaataacgTACAAtcaaaaaatactaattcatatcaaactttctttataataaaaaacccCGCAttttcaaagcgcgggtcaaaatctagttgtgaTTTAATATTCTGGTAAGTTGCCTCCATATCCACCAAAATTATTAAAGTATTGTCCAAATGAGGTAGATGAAGAAGTAGCTTTTTGTTCATGTTGTTGACCAAGTCTTTTTTGTTCATGTTGTTGACCATGTTGTTGACCTGCATTTGGTAGATTTagaaaaaacaaagataaaGAAACTCATTTGGTGCATCAAAATTCGTTAATTGATCATTTGTGGGAAAGATACACTAATGGTGATGTTTAAGTTAAAtgtattatgttttaatataatgtaatttttaagataataaatgtttgatataaatatataatttataagaactttgtgaaaaataaagtataagggatcaatttgtaaattttgtaagTAAAAGTTATTAgtcataaactaaaaaaaaatatttaagaatattttttttagagttaaatatagagtaaaccattggagaGAAACCATACTCTGTTttagagttattctattttagagtaaaccattggaaatagttttatagagtaactctattatagagtgaaccattagAGAAAatataactctataatagagttgctctattttagagtaaaatatagaaaaaattttGTGTGCCATTGAAGAAGGTCTcatatgtttaataaattatactagtactctttttttttttgaaaaagttgtTACTAGTACTCTTCCGTTTGGTAAGATGATATTTTAGCTCGTTTtagatgttttaatatataattatttttcattttatgtaattttaatttattaaaaatgtacaatcagtatttttcttttgatgcCCGAGAGTAACTCGACTAGCGCCTAATATCTGTTCtagatgttttaatatataatatgttttcattttatgtaattttaatttattaaaaatgtacAATCAGTATATCTTTTTCTTgcttagaaatattttttttataactgtggagatttcaaaatttttttaggTCTATACACTAATTTCACAATGTCTTGCATCCATGTACTATGCttacaaatattataatatatattatcagtTAGTTTACAAATTGttgttatcatataatataaagtGAATATTTTCCCCAAAAAAGTGAATATTTTCCACAAATAAGTGAATACTTATCATAGAGTTTTTCATCTATATTCTTAGTATTTATTATAGAGTTTATTTagtgtttaaaaatattgttagcTCTTTAACTTTATACAATAGTCTTTTCTTTCGATTCTATTTtctctcatattttttttatatttgtgtgaAGACTTCTTTAAAATGTATTGATGTGGATGACAAAAAAATGTATTGATGTGGATGATCTAATATATGTTGATGTTAAATGATTCAGTTCAACGTGATCGATTCAATTTTTTGAACTGttgttttattatcttattcTACTCACTAATCACATTTTGAAAAATGGaattgtttaaatctaatatTAGAGGAAAGTATAACTTATGCAGGTTTAATGGTTTTTATTCATGTCATGGCCTCATGTGTATGTAGTAGAGAAAACACCCTAAACATTGGCAATGAGACCTCCAAATTTGTGGAGACGCCAATTTTTAAAAGTgaagttataaaataattattttgtatattttatttaaaataaaatattaatacataattaatagattttatatcagaaaaacaaacaacttaaataatttaacatataCATCTATGTAAAAAATTTCAAtaggttattattttttaaaaaattatggaagtataacaataaataaaatttctgtatgtttgaaacttaaatttatatatgctATCGTAAAAAAGGAAAATGTAATTGAATAAAAAAGCTAATGACtctataataaacaaaataagtaactctatattaaatataattaaaaaaattatataacctttcttttttttgtatttaaaaaattgatgttttagtttaaaaaattacgtttttttgtatttaaaaaattgatgttttagtttaaaaaaattatgtaagatttttattagataattcattatttaaaacataaacataaattaatatgtaACAGTATGCATGATGAACGgaaaacaaacatattttaactattaaaaataaaaaaaaaataagtaactcaatattaaatattaaacccttTCCAAGAAAAAAATACTCTATATTTAATATCTGTAAAAAAATAGGATATCATTTTCCAATAGTACATTACAGTAAAATTTTCGGTCGTCTATGTAGCAAGCGTGGAGAGGAATTAACACGTGGGGAATATACGACGTGCCAGCCTCCGACTGTTATTTGTCTTCTGCTACGTTCAACGAGTTACGAGTACATTAAAGAGGAAACAAAGAGGAAGTTAAGCCCTTTAGTTTataatcttataaattatttgtctTCTGATATGATGGAATCTCTGACCAATCAAAACATGTTATAaattttcatgtaattattttaGACTAGTATATCATTAgtcttctttctttattttctgataACTTCCTATTTTGGTTTAGGCAAAAGAAAACTGCCAGATGCAATTTAATTTGTCCTTACTATTTTAGTTAAATAATTCCTCATTTTCGTGTAGTCAAAACAAAATTGATATACAAATTACAATCTTAAATTTAggtaaatttcatttttttttttgcggtgcctttgaaaataacaaaagtaaaatagCCTTTATGTAAAAATAACATATCAGATTTCATGGAAATTTGACTAAAGAAAACAAACAGATTTCATAGGAAATAGGGTAAGACGTtctttattaaaacttattgacaaataaaaattattaacttaCAAACTGAAAGATATATAACACTACAAGTCCAACCAAACAAAAATGCCATATAAAGCAACATGTGCTGGTGTTTGTTAAGATATCAGatattatctatattattaaagttgaagtacacattaagattgtttggcaatatgaatagtagttaaaaaatagtactgtttggaaacatggatagtagtaagttagaaaaaaataatgggcttatgctactaaaaaattggaagtccattacattatattaaaaagtaatgggtctatgttacttgataatatatatatatatatatataaatcaaaataataatttaaaattgatttatatcaaaaattcattcaaaaataagcatatattcaaaatttgatttttactaacatatttttcaataactattataaaaatgttttcaatatatataagaaaaatacaatacaaagcccaatttcaaacatcaacttaaattatggtttttatatttcacattaaattttaaaatataatttatgtgattatttatatgattgtacgtataaaatattattaattataagaaaacttatttgatggtctatatgataacacatattttgtaacctatgatgacacatatagaatatatatatatataatagtgattaggggtgggcgttcaggttcgttttcgggtctttttgggatttcgtgttcatttcagatctttgaggatttggttcggatttggataatcaatttaaataggtttggtttaaatatttggtagagaattaataattatttaagtatttttggagttttgagtatattttaactatttaagatatttacgtttgattatttttatatattttcaagcatttaagcaaactggatgtttttatatataaaaaatctaaaaataattaatatatatatatatatataagtatataaatctattttggatacccaaaatacttcggttcggatcggattagatTTCAGTTctttaaataccaaaattttgaataattcagatatttaatcaattccggttcggatttagtactactttttcggattaGAATCGGTTCaattcttcgaattcgagttttttgcccaaccctaaatagtgacataaaattcaaatagcatcatattttaaaaaaaaaacccgcacggacgtgcgggtcaaaatctagttatacttattttcttaaaaaatatatataattttagaattataaaatCAGAAAAAGATAAAGTATCCTCTTTCTAAAACAAATCTCTTATTAAACAAAtctcttattttaatattttgacttTCTCTTTTGCTATTCCTCTCTCTTTCCTCCTTTAAATAAAAGCCACCGTTGCCTTTCTTCACCACAGGCTATGCTCTAAACTCTCTCCTCAACCTCAGAGAAAACTTATCAATGGCTGTTGAAGCAACATATATGAATCTATTCGCTTCTCAGTTTACCACTACCGGGTAAATTAGTCTTCTCATGATTTCTTCTGTAATCCATTTTTGAGCAGTTttattgattttgaaaaaaaaaaaaaaaaaaaaagttttattgattttgttttttttttccctccaCAGAGAATATGTTAAATCTGAACCGAACATGAACAATGACATCACCGTCGGTTTTCCGACAACTTTCGGAGTTCAAAAGTTACCGTACGCTCGGACCATTGAATCAGAAAGCGATCTCACATATAATTTCAACCAATCTCCAGCTCCTCCTTCAATATCTAAACGTCAGAGAGATCACACGTTTGACATAAACGCTCCAATGCCATCTCAGAAACGGAGGTCATGCGCGTTTGAACCGCAAACGTCTTTTATCGACGCTCAGatccaacaacaacaatcagAGATCGATCGGTTCGTCGCTCAACAAACCGAAACGTTAAGGCTAGAGTTAGAAGCGAGGCAACAGACGCAAACGCGGATATTAGCGTCAGCGGTTCAATCAGCGATTATCAAAACGCTGAAAGCGAAAGACGATGAGATTGCACGAATGGGGAAGCTAAACGGGGCTTTACAAGAGCGAGTGAAGAGTCTTTACGTCGAGAATCAGATCTGGCGTGATCTCGCTCAGACCAATGAAGCTACAGCTAATACTCTCCGGTCCAATCTTGAACAAGTTCTCGCTCAGGTCGATGATTTTCCCGGGACGGCAAACGGCGGAGATGGGTTTCGTCATTCGGTTGAAGAGGATGCGGTGTCGAGCTGCGGAAGCTGTGAAGGAGCTGATGGGGCGGTGACGGGAGGATGTAGAAGGTGCGGTGAAAGAAGGGCGAGTGTGTTGGTGTTGCCTTGCCGTCATTTGTGTCTGTGTACGGTTTGTGGATCCGCTCTGTTACAGGCGTGTCCTGTATGTGATACGGTCATGAACGCTAGTGTACATGTCAACATGTCAGACTCGtgaatttttctaattttagttttttagtgAAGGATTAAATAGCA is a genomic window of Brassica napus cultivar Da-Ae chromosome A2, Da-Ae, whole genome shotgun sequence containing:
- the LOC106401251 gene encoding BOI-related E3 ubiquitin-protein ligase 1 translates to MAVEATYMNLFASQFTTTGEYVKSEPNMNNDITVGFPTTFGVQKLPYARTIESESDLTYNFNQSPAPPSISKRQRDHTFDINAPMPSQKRRSCAFEPQTSFIDAQIQQQQSEIDRFVAQQTETLRLELEARQQTQTRILASAVQSAIIKTLKAKDDEIARMGKLNGALQERVKSLYVENQIWRDLAQTNEATANTLRSNLEQVLAQVDDFPGTANGGDGFRHSVEEDAVSSCGSCEGADGAVTGGCRRCGERRASVLVLPCRHLCLCTVCGSALLQACPVCDTVMNASVHVNMSDS